In Desulfovibrio gilichinskyi, a genomic segment contains:
- the flgN gene encoding flagellar export chaperone FlgN, which produces MIRLIKENIDRQSKAVLLLFMLLKEEFSLLMNKDPQGVTGVEMVIQELMRQIASERMSLRGLVQKIDPAAKRIKDILPALADEHKEKVEDLLAIMDTREQECAVQATKNQQLAQALLDQSSSMLDFLHREITPKTNNVYSARGRFQNVAPPATLINGRM; this is translated from the coding sequence ATGATTAGACTTATAAAGGAAAATATAGACAGGCAGTCAAAGGCTGTATTGTTACTTTTCATGCTCCTTAAGGAAGAATTTTCCTTACTTATGAACAAAGATCCTCAGGGTGTGACCGGAGTTGAGATGGTAATTCAGGAGCTTATGCGACAGATTGCCTCTGAACGGATGTCTCTTAGAGGTTTAGTTCAGAAAATTGACCCTGCGGCTAAGAGAATAAAAGATATTTTGCCGGCTCTTGCTGATGAACATAAAGAGAAGGTTGAAGATCTTCTTGCCATAATGGATACCCGTGAGCAGGAATGCGCTGTTCAGGCAACTAAGAATCAGCAACTTGCTCAGGCATTACTGGATCAGTCTTCATCTATGCTGGATTTCCTGCATCGTGAAATAACTCCTAAAACTAATAATGTATATTCTGCCCGCGGAAGATTTCAGAACGTGGCACCTCCAGCAACGCTGATTAACGGGAGAATGTAA
- the flgK gene encoding flagellar hook-associated protein FlgK, translating to MPGINSLFNLGNGALFASQSAIQVTGDNLANVNTKGYSRRNVRLEENISINWKPGQIGTGVRAAEVYRNFDQFIENSYNDKASQRERWDTLYQSLGSVESLFNESRGYGINSSLTTFFNNWQDLSQRADNPDSRQQLLKNSKNLVSSINNLQTDLNRYQEQVEDYIKQDVDTANDLMTRIADINNQINVEQVDGQNNPNALYDERARLVRDLSAIMDTQTIDNGKGNMTIITKSGQTLVEGGKHYSLSYDGPRSQNNLTPNSDFDGKAYFDGSSDFEYTLEVVDSGKAVGSGAGAAQFRVSLDGGNTWLKDTDGNTRTFYARGSDKAIQVDDLKIWFGTNDDSGATPVNDFSKGDKFTIVPKSALYWVQNTSTRENITPEASFTGQDNNRRLTGGTLAGNFSFRDQHVGKYKARMDALANELIWQTNRIHSQGSGLQAHKSMAGTYSVTSDDTALGSGSSGLAFADKLESGSAMMYFYNSTTGELASSASFGPLDFSGIVPPGLTNFDPNQHSMNDVASAINNTFGTYVNATVLNHKLQLNAKDGYEFQMGTDTAGLYAGLGLNTYFAGSSASDMALNPKIGEDVGYINAGHVNGAGEANAGDNVSALKIKEMSQAKVRIGTSFDGATNQTIIEYYDSTVSTVGADTATAKFNFNFQNTLASDLNQKQQEISGVNMDEEMSNLIKFQHSYTAAAKLITTADQMLQTILGLKN from the coding sequence ATGCCCGGCATCAATTCTCTTTTCAATTTAGGTAACGGGGCTTTATTCGCCTCGCAGTCCGCCATTCAAGTTACCGGTGATAACCTCGCAAATGTTAACACTAAGGGTTATTCACGTCGCAATGTCCGTCTTGAAGAAAATATCAGTATTAACTGGAAACCGGGACAGATCGGGACAGGCGTAAGAGCTGCTGAAGTTTACCGTAATTTTGATCAGTTTATTGAGAACAGCTACAATGATAAGGCTTCCCAACGTGAACGCTGGGATACCCTGTATCAATCTTTGGGCAGTGTAGAGAGTCTTTTCAATGAGTCGCGCGGTTATGGTATCAACTCAAGCCTGACAACTTTTTTCAATAACTGGCAGGATTTAAGTCAGCGCGCAGATAATCCTGATTCCAGACAGCAGTTGCTTAAAAATTCAAAAAATCTGGTCAGCAGTATAAACAATCTGCAAACTGATCTTAATCGCTATCAGGAGCAGGTTGAAGATTATATCAAGCAGGACGTAGATACCGCTAATGATCTTATGACTCGCATTGCGGATATCAATAATCAGATCAACGTAGAGCAGGTTGACGGTCAGAACAACCCGAATGCACTGTATGATGAAAGGGCCCGTTTAGTTCGCGATTTATCCGCAATCATGGATACGCAGACGATTGATAACGGTAAAGGGAATATGACCATTATTACCAAGTCCGGTCAGACTTTGGTAGAAGGTGGCAAGCATTACAGCCTTTCATACGACGGCCCTCGTAGTCAGAATAATCTGACGCCTAATTCTGATTTTGACGGAAAAGCTTACTTCGACGGTTCAAGCGACTTCGAATATACGCTTGAGGTAGTTGATTCAGGTAAAGCCGTAGGTTCAGGCGCCGGAGCAGCTCAGTTTAGAGTATCGCTTGACGGTGGTAACACTTGGCTCAAGGATACCGACGGCAATACAAGAACTTTTTATGCCAGAGGTTCAGATAAAGCCATACAGGTTGATGATCTGAAGATATGGTTTGGAACTAATGACGATTCTGGTGCGACCCCTGTGAATGATTTCAGCAAGGGGGATAAGTTCACAATTGTTCCAAAGAGTGCCCTTTACTGGGTGCAAAATACTTCCACCAGAGAAAACATTACTCCAGAGGCTTCTTTTACCGGGCAGGATAACAATAGAAGACTTACCGGCGGTACTTTGGCAGGCAATTTCTCTTTTAGAGATCAGCATGTGGGCAAATACAAGGCCCGTATGGATGCTTTGGCCAATGAACTTATCTGGCAGACTAATAGAATCCATTCACAGGGATCAGGACTTCAGGCCCACAAGTCAATGGCAGGAACTTATTCAGTAACATCTGATGATACCGCTCTCGGAAGCGGGTCTTCCGGTCTTGCTTTTGCTGATAAGTTGGAATCAGGAAGTGCAATGATGTATTTCTATAATTCAACGACTGGAGAACTTGCTTCTTCAGCATCTTTCGGTCCTCTTGATTTTAGCGGGATTGTTCCTCCGGGACTTACAAATTTTGATCCTAATCAGCATTCAATGAATGATGTTGCGTCAGCCATAAACAACACTTTCGGAACTTATGTGAATGCTACTGTTCTTAATCACAAGCTGCAGCTTAATGCAAAGGACGGCTATGAGTTTCAGATGGGAACCGATACCGCCGGGCTTTATGCAGGTCTTGGACTCAATACATATTTCGCTGGTTCCAGTGCAAGTGATATGGCCCTTAATCCTAAGATCGGTGAAGACGTTGGGTATATAAATGCCGGTCATGTAAACGGAGCTGGAGAAGCGAACGCCGGAGACAACGTAAGTGCCTTGAAAATTAAAGAAATGTCTCAGGCTAAGGTTCGGATTGGGACTTCTTTTGACGGGGCTACTAATCAGACTATTATTGAATATTACGACTCCACAGTCAGTACCGTGGGTGCTGATACCGCAACTGCTAAATTCAATTTTAATTTCCAGAACACGTTGGCTTCCGACCTTAATCAGAAACAGCAGGAAATTTCAGGCGTGAATATGGATGAAGAAATGAGTAATCTAATTAAGTTTCAGCACTCATACACCGCAGCGGCAAAGCTAATTACAACTGCTGATCAGATGCTTCAGACCATACTCGGTCTGAAAAATTAG
- the flgL gene encoding flagellar hook-associated protein FlgL encodes MRVSQQMLFGTYVSNMNRSLTDLVESNIQAQTQKKVNKPSDNPVGMARILDHRETLATVKQYRNNIDTAKGWLALSDTTLNQASTIITRAKGIAQQAATGTITADNREQISYEARQLFQQLISLANTEYEGKSIYAGHKVDQNAFKETLWMTTNDSNVSSQKFSINGSTDKSIVVQFLDSGDIGATNLDYRFSKDGGKTFTTKTLAAGDNTLDFDGVTMSLESGTTVKANSATDTNDSTGTWMWVRPTAQYLGDDQDAVNVMGMNTALAGGRTNAKGVFTGDVVVRIDSATTLQSNISYSYSLDGGINWVEGNVKEADGVSSNAVLSIPGGMLTIYSNAGAGGTSNLLSNSQFIVRPDIAAINFQIQENEYVRVNDVGKDIFGGIYKAPGQSEASAVFNNNSTLTGSNAGTTQNLLETMGNLVAFLETNNQSGVQQCLESLNTSQQHLLTRLADVGGRENRLSVADNVLSSLELNEKDRISHIEDVDVGELMTQLSQQQIVYEAVLKSSSMIMKMNLLNYL; translated from the coding sequence ATGAGAGTTTCGCAGCAAATGCTTTTCGGCACTTATGTGTCTAATATGAACAGATCTCTTACGGATCTGGTAGAAAGCAATATTCAGGCGCAGACTCAGAAGAAAGTGAATAAACCTTCTGATAATCCTGTGGGCATGGCGCGTATTCTTGACCACCGCGAAACCCTTGCAACTGTAAAACAATATCGGAATAATATTGATACCGCCAAAGGGTGGCTTGCGCTTTCAGATACAACTTTGAATCAGGCTTCAACAATTATTACCAGAGCCAAAGGGATTGCGCAGCAGGCTGCAACCGGTACTATTACCGCAGATAACAGAGAACAGATCAGTTATGAAGCTCGTCAGCTTTTTCAGCAGTTAATCTCTCTTGCCAATACTGAGTACGAGGGAAAGAGTATTTATGCAGGGCATAAGGTTGACCAAAATGCATTCAAGGAAACTTTATGGATGACTACAAATGATTCCAACGTTTCCTCACAAAAGTTCAGTATTAATGGAAGTACTGATAAATCTATTGTTGTTCAGTTCCTTGATTCTGGAGATATCGGAGCTACAAACCTTGATTACCGTTTTTCAAAAGACGGAGGCAAAACCTTTACTACAAAGACGTTAGCAGCCGGCGACAATACTCTGGATTTTGACGGCGTGACTATGTCTCTTGAATCGGGAACAACCGTTAAGGCTAACTCCGCTACAGATACTAATGATTCAACCGGAACATGGATGTGGGTCAGACCTACAGCCCAGTATCTGGGTGATGATCAAGATGCTGTAAACGTTATGGGGATGAACACAGCTCTCGCCGGCGGAAGAACGAATGCAAAGGGTGTTTTTACCGGGGATGTTGTTGTCAGAATTGATTCTGCGACTACTCTTCAGTCTAATATCAGTTATTCATATAGCCTCGACGGCGGTATTAACTGGGTTGAAGGTAATGTCAAAGAGGCTGACGGTGTTTCTTCAAATGCTGTTTTAAGTATTCCCGGCGGAATGTTGACAATTTATTCAAATGCCGGAGCGGGTGGAACAAGCAACCTTTTATCTAATTCTCAGTTTATTGTCAGGCCGGATATCGCCGCCATTAATTTTCAGATTCAGGAAAATGAATATGTAAGAGTTAATGATGTAGGTAAAGATATTTTCGGCGGAATATATAAAGCTCCGGGACAGTCAGAGGCAAGTGCTGTTTTTAACAACAACAGTACGCTTACTGGAAGTAATGCCGGCACTACCCAGAACTTGCTTGAAACAATGGGTAATCTTGTTGCATTTCTTGAAACCAACAATCAGTCAGGTGTTCAGCAATGCCTGGAAAGTCTGAACACGTCTCAGCAGCATCTTCTTACTCGGCTGGCGGATGTCGGTGGTAGAGAAAATAGACTTTCAGTGGCAGACAATGTACTTTCAAGCCTTGAGCTTAACGAAAAAGACAGGATATCACATATCGAAGATGTTGATGTCGGAGAACTGATGACTCAGCTTTCGCAGCAGCAAATTGTTTACGAAGCAGTACTGAAAAGTTCTTCAATGATCATGAAAATGAATCTTTTAAATTATCTATAG
- the csrA gene encoding carbon storage regulator CsrA: MLILTRRPGEALYLDDNIKITVLSVQGRQVKLGLEIPEETTVYREEVYLKIKEQNRMALENRQQDLFAATELWQKKEKK, from the coding sequence ATGCTGATTCTGACTCGGAGACCGGGCGAAGCTCTTTACCTGGATGACAATATAAAAATTACGGTATTAAGCGTTCAAGGCAGACAGGTAAAGCTGGGCCTGGAAATACCGGAAGAAACTACTGTCTACAGGGAAGAAGTTTACCTTAAAATTAAAGAACAGAACCGTATGGCGCTTGAAAACAGACAGCAGGACCTTTTTGCTGCGACCGAATTATGGCAAAAGAAAGAAAAAAAATAA
- the fliW gene encoding flagellar assembly protein FliW has protein sequence MAKERKKIIRTRLGEREILEDGIIYFSRGLIGFDDKRDFTLIQIREDSPFLLLQSVEDPNLGLLVVDPYSFMDEYEVKLSDAEKRILRLENIRQLGILVTVTIPPGRPEETTLNLGGPIVINSEARRGMQVPQVDSKYPSHYRPRNDES, from the coding sequence ATGGCAAAAGAAAGAAAAAAAATAATCAGGACTCGTCTTGGAGAAAGAGAGATACTAGAGGACGGGATTATCTATTTTTCCCGTGGTCTGATCGGCTTTGACGACAAAAGAGATTTCACTCTGATCCAGATTAGAGAGGATTCACCTTTTCTTTTACTGCAAAGTGTCGAAGACCCTAATTTAGGCCTGCTTGTTGTCGATCCATACAGTTTTATGGATGAATATGAAGTTAAGCTGAGTGATGCTGAAAAAAGAATCCTCAGATTGGAAAATATTCGTCAGCTTGGCATCTTGGTCACTGTAACAATTCCCCCGGGAAGACCAGAGGAGACAACCCTTAATCTTGGCGGGCCTATTGTTATTAACTCTGAAGCACGTCGCGGGATGCAGGTGCCACAGGTGGATTCAAAATATCCATCACACTACCGTCCGCGAAATGATGAATCATAA
- the flgM gene encoding flagellar biosynthesis anti-sigma factor FlgM produces the protein MKINQFNNTPLKAYSDNKVKNPAEKPQSQSTSSAATRDVVNVSSQAKLLGTARQTAAESPDTRDQKVKDLREQVRAGTYKPDIRKTALNLIRDDIDFLR, from the coding sequence ATGAAGATCAATCAGTTTAACAACACCCCCCTCAAGGCCTATTCTGATAACAAGGTCAAGAATCCAGCAGAAAAGCCTCAATCACAAAGTACAAGTTCTGCGGCGACGCGTGACGTTGTAAATGTCTCATCACAGGCAAAATTACTCGGAACAGCGCGGCAGACGGCGGCAGAAAGCCCGGACACAAGAGATCAGAAGGTTAAAGATCTTAGAGAGCAGGTCCGTGCAGGAACATATAAGCCTGATATTCGTAAAACAGCTCTGAATCTTATACGCGATGATATAGATTTTTTAAGGTAA
- a CDS encoding DVU0524 family FlgM-associated protein has product MANNPAEIRNMLRTYGKQLTNAKRLARFRRALKMSEPVDVVTISRQARRRELVEKISREIIENLIVSGNENPVVSDILEQLELDFGEKHLFEYPLDGSDVQVLKENDQGVILLSPDEMSEVMNRLWEITLEKVDRTML; this is encoded by the coding sequence GTGGCAAACAACCCTGCTGAAATAAGAAATATGCTGCGAACCTATGGTAAGCAGTTGACTAACGCCAAAAGACTGGCCAGATTCAGGCGCGCCCTGAAGATGAGCGAGCCTGTTGATGTTGTCACAATTTCACGGCAGGCAAGGCGTCGCGAGTTGGTGGAAAAAATTTCAAGAGAAATTATCGAAAATCTCATTGTCTCGGGTAATGAAAATCCGGTTGTGTCCGATATACTAGAACAGTTGGAATTGGATTTCGGAGAGAAACACTTATTCGAGTATCCACTTGACGGAAGCGATGTACAAGTACTTAAGGAAAACGATCAAGGTGTCATACTCCTTTCTCCTGATGAAATGTCTGAAGTTATGAACCGGTTATGGGAAATAACTTTGGAAAAAGTCGATCGAACAATGCTCTGA
- a CDS encoding NAD(+)/NADH kinase, whose amino-acid sequence MSDCREFVLIVTKAGGGTAAKLGTTISNWLFARGVNSHVIAHPAPPAHVEVSEYRKNCSLVLVLGGDGTFISTAGVVIDWKIPVLGINHGRVGFLAEVMPDDWEIALENFLSHELDISRRLAFHYEIQRGTGIVGRGVAVNDLVISRGSVARIISLDIGQSGQWIKNIRADGVIISTPTGSTAYNVSAGGPLVHPELPVMCVTPVCPFLNGVRPMVLPAEKPLTIDISESSGDVFITEDGRVPYPLNTGDRVIVTRHENDLLLARIRSNTFFEKLRSKGFLSE is encoded by the coding sequence ATGTCTGATTGTAGAGAGTTTGTACTTATTGTTACGAAGGCCGGAGGAGGCACTGCCGCAAAGCTTGGAACAACCATTTCCAACTGGCTTTTTGCACGCGGTGTAAATTCTCACGTCATTGCACATCCCGCACCCCCTGCTCATGTTGAAGTCAGTGAATATAGAAAAAATTGTTCACTTGTGCTTGTTCTTGGCGGCGACGGTACTTTTATAAGTACAGCCGGCGTTGTCATAGACTGGAAAATTCCTGTTCTCGGTATTAATCACGGCAGGGTCGGTTTTCTGGCTGAGGTTATGCCGGATGACTGGGAAATAGCACTTGAAAATTTTTTGAGCCATGAGCTTGATATTTCCCGCAGGCTTGCGTTTCATTACGAAATTCAGCGCGGCACCGGAATTGTCGGACGTGGAGTCGCAGTAAATGATCTGGTTATCTCAAGAGGTTCTGTAGCCCGTATTATTTCCTTGGATATAGGACAGAGCGGACAGTGGATAAAAAACATCCGTGCTGACGGGGTTATAATTTCCACTCCTACAGGATCAACAGCATATAATGTTTCTGCCGGAGGTCCGCTTGTTCATCCGGAACTTCCTGTTATGTGCGTCACGCCTGTATGTCCGTTTTTAAACGGAGTTCGGCCTATGGTTCTGCCTGCAGAAAAACCTTTAACCATAGATATTTCTGAATCCAGCGGTGATGTCTTTATTACTGAAGACGGCAGAGTTCCATATCCGCTGAATACCGGTGACAGGGTGATTGTTACCAGGCACGAAAATGATTTGTTACTGGCCCGCATCCGCAGCAATACTTTTTTCGAAAAACTTAGAAGTAAAGGTTTCCTTTCGGAGTAA
- a CDS encoding ARMT1-like domain-containing protein, with amino-acid sequence MRALLDFTSIKDIHYGKDPVSDAWLLHFMTSNHLENFMDPIKNASPEQLRFMVALDENQVFAPCSDWLFKRLVTPGLAADLLQEYIYVWKTLIKLVRTHVSDKYQRRLILNLCRHKFKQALDASILIPWRLLKGMITIFLSRSGLDDPYRNRKSILVSRGRAYLESDFFKRAMESCPYPSLDCKCLEDMRFELDMIELERLFRLSTLPDTWCADLFSGDFSRYSSCFSKDKIDFTGMRNIFGKSRSGLKILYLPDESGGLPADLLMVKSLLRQGHSVIMAFKEGFCFDSPTFWDNENDPALTEVLKGAYFITESRISKNELLDTLRKNPFVIISDGTRERLNLIRCSVTFARAWKESDLILAKGWANRRRLIKNTHQFTRDVMCFHRNRNGRFKLEFKAKSHTTHKFSELDITAKADEIIAEMQQARSERKAVMFYSGIVGSIPGQVEVAIGLLRTFVSDLRSRLEDTYIINPAEHFVEGMDADDLMFMWEKVQRSGLISIWRFQTYADIERSFELMGKKVPTVWVGKDATYSTGCTKERYIAQDVQKQHRELQILGPGPDKFLRRREYGVGRFSDVVIES; translated from the coding sequence TTGAGAGCTCTGCTTGATTTTACATCTATTAAAGATATTCATTACGGAAAGGATCCTGTGTCAGATGCTTGGCTTCTTCATTTTATGACGTCAAATCATCTTGAAAATTTCATGGACCCCATTAAGAATGCTTCACCGGAACAACTGCGCTTTATGGTTGCGCTTGATGAAAATCAGGTCTTTGCCCCTTGTTCAGACTGGTTGTTTAAACGTCTGGTCACGCCTGGACTTGCTGCTGATTTGCTGCAGGAATATATTTATGTCTGGAAGACCTTGATCAAACTGGTCAGAACTCACGTTTCAGACAAGTATCAGCGCAGGCTTATTTTGAATCTTTGCCGTCATAAATTTAAGCAGGCACTTGATGCGTCTATTCTCATTCCTTGGCGGTTGCTGAAAGGGATGATTACAATTTTCCTTTCCCGAAGCGGCCTTGATGATCCTTACCGTAATCGCAAAAGTATTTTGGTGAGCAGAGGGCGGGCATACCTTGAGAGTGATTTTTTCAAGCGCGCAATGGAATCTTGTCCTTATCCCTCGCTTGACTGTAAATGTCTTGAAGATATGCGCTTTGAGCTTGATATGATTGAGCTTGAGAGGCTTTTCAGATTGTCAACACTTCCAGATACTTGGTGCGCAGATTTGTTTTCAGGAGATTTTTCTCGTTATTCTTCCTGTTTTTCCAAAGACAAAATTGATTTTACAGGTATGAGAAATATTTTCGGTAAAAGTAGATCAGGGTTAAAAATTTTGTATCTCCCCGATGAATCCGGTGGACTGCCTGCGGATTTGTTAATGGTAAAATCTTTGCTTCGGCAGGGACATAGTGTGATTATGGCCTTTAAAGAAGGATTCTGTTTCGATAGCCCGACTTTTTGGGACAATGAAAATGATCCTGCCCTTACCGAAGTCCTTAAGGGTGCATATTTTATAACAGAGAGCAGAATTTCTAAAAATGAGCTTTTGGACACGTTGCGCAAAAATCCTTTCGTAATTATTTCTGATGGAACACGAGAACGTCTTAATCTCATTCGTTGCAGTGTAACTTTCGCCAGGGCATGGAAAGAGTCTGACCTTATTCTAGCAAAGGGCTGGGCAAACAGACGTAGATTAATTAAAAACACGCATCAGTTTACGCGTGATGTGATGTGCTTTCATAGAAATCGTAACGGCAGGTTTAAGCTTGAGTTTAAAGCAAAATCTCATACAACTCATAAATTCAGTGAGCTTGATATTACCGCCAAGGCGGATGAAATTATTGCTGAAATGCAGCAGGCCCGTTCAGAAAGAAAAGCTGTGATGTTTTACAGTGGAATTGTCGGCAGTATTCCGGGACAGGTTGAAGTTGCCATCGGGCTTTTGAGAACTTTTGTTTCAGATCTTCGCAGTAGACTTGAAGATACATATATAATTAATCCTGCTGAACACTTTGTTGAAGGAATGGATGCGGACGACTTGATGTTTATGTGGGAAAAGGTTCAGCGGAGCGGATTAATTTCAATCTGGAGATTTCAGACTTACGCAGATATTGAAAGAAGCTTTGAGTTGATGGGTAAAAAGGTGCCTACTGTCTGGGTTGGAAAGGACGCAACTTATTCTACCGGTTGTACTAAGGAAAGGTATATAGCTCAGGATGTTCAGAAGCAGCATCGCGAGTTGCAGATTCTCGGTCCCGGTCCTGATAAGTTCCTGCGCAGACGTGAGTATGGTGTCGGCAGGTTCAGTGACGTAGTGATTGAGTCTTAA
- a CDS encoding MltA domain-containing protein — protein MFKSIIFNKALLSVCLLSLFLSGCATKIHSVSNTSYSAKSKAWKSKRARSGTVVSGPAKYTALPFSSSENAARRIEIQSQNLSSWKDLGPQIRESIEYAGRNPAGGMALKRDDLRLTWGQLRKSLEDLERLLPRLDKNPELLGKSFIWYELQSGAEMTGYYTPVIEASLTKTGPYKYPIYRVPPDLRKARPGQTHPWSEQLRKGYRVENGKILPYHSRRAIDIDQVLAGRSLEVAWLKDPVDLFYMHVQGGGVLHLPDGRLRTAVFSGTNGLSFKGLGQIMLNKGILNRNQLSREKIKEYLLSHPDRMWELMSENDSYIFFQITRGQPLGANGKPLMSMVSLATDPELIPLGSIVAFRTDIFPQEGRPSQRVNGLGLAQDTGKAIRGARLDYYIGTGNEFNYPAHHLKKVVPVYLLISRAALRR, from the coding sequence ATGTTTAAATCAATCATTTTTAATAAAGCACTGCTAAGTGTTTGTCTGCTTTCGTTGTTTTTAAGCGGGTGTGCGACAAAAATTCATAGTGTCAGTAATACTTCTTACAGTGCTAAGTCAAAGGCGTGGAAAAGTAAGCGTGCCAGGTCTGGAACTGTAGTTTCAGGCCCTGCAAAGTATACGGCTCTTCCATTTTCTTCATCCGAAAATGCAGCTCGCAGGATCGAAATACAATCGCAAAATCTTTCCTCGTGGAAAGATCTTGGGCCGCAGATTAGAGAATCTATCGAATATGCAGGGCGTAATCCGGCGGGTGGTATGGCCCTTAAGAGGGATGATTTGCGTCTTACATGGGGGCAGCTTCGCAAATCTCTTGAAGATCTTGAGCGGTTGCTACCACGCTTAGACAAAAATCCGGAGCTGCTTGGAAAATCATTTATCTGGTACGAGCTTCAGTCCGGAGCAGAGATGACAGGGTATTATACCCCTGTTATTGAGGCCAGTCTTACTAAAACAGGACCTTATAAATACCCTATTTACAGAGTTCCCCCTGATTTACGCAAGGCTCGTCCTGGGCAGACTCATCCCTGGTCGGAACAATTGCGCAAGGGGTACCGGGTTGAAAATGGAAAAATTCTTCCGTATCATTCCCGCCGGGCGATTGATATCGATCAAGTGCTTGCTGGACGCAGTCTGGAAGTAGCGTGGTTGAAAGATCCTGTTGATTTGTTTTATATGCATGTTCAGGGAGGCGGGGTTCTTCACTTGCCGGATGGACGGCTTAGAACTGCTGTGTTCAGCGGAACCAACGGACTTTCTTTTAAAGGTCTCGGTCAAATTATGCTCAATAAAGGCATTCTAAACAGGAACCAGCTTTCGCGTGAAAAGATTAAAGAATACCTTCTCAGTCATCCAGACCGCATGTGGGAGTTGATGTCTGAAAATGACAGTTATATTTTTTTTCAGATAACTCGCGGACAGCCGCTTGGGGCTAACGGCAAGCCGCTAATGTCCATGGTCAGTCTTGCCACTGATCCTGAGCTTATACCGCTTGGATCAATAGTCGCGTTCCGTACAGATATTTTCCCGCAGGAAGGCCGTCCTTCACAGAGGGTAAACGGTCTCGGACTTGCCCAGGATACAGGGAAAGCTATCAGAGGAGCAAGGCTGGATTATTATATAGGGACTGGAAATGAGTTTAACTATCCAGCGCATCATTTGAAAAAAGTTGTTCCGGTTTATTTGTTGATCAGCCGAGCAGCATTAAGAAGATAA